Proteins encoded together in one Cetobacterium somerae ATCC BAA-474 window:
- the recJ gene encoding single-stranded-DNA-specific exonuclease RecJ, translated as MHWEYKTVSENLIETKASQWNVSKFLATLLLKKGFLEKDEVDNFLNPSINKFRNPFDFEMMDSVVEKIVSAKNNEEKLFIYGDYDVDGITAAIFLVLAFREIGIDIDYYIPNRMDEGYGLDKKTIDYIHKNSGKLVITVDTGVNSYEDVEYARTLGIEVIVTDHHKSVKDEEEDNILFINPKLSDNYKFKFLAGAGVALKVAQGVYSYLNEDFSKLYQFMDVIMIGTVADVVPMFDENRIIISRGLETLKNTKIKGLVYLMKYLKLYNKDISTTDISYFVSPLINSLGRLGNSKLGADFFMKTDDFEIYNIIEEMKKANKQRRELERMIFDEANKMIQQKNDPNNLKYIFVASERWHPGVIGVVASRLSVKYNLPVAMISLKDGIAKASCRSIPGVNIFNILKLIENKLIRFGGHDLAAGFIADEKNLSEIELLFQREIQVHEHNINQPKFLEIDLELSVDKINKNHINDIKKLGPFGLENKHPYFLDRGVKIIDTKFFGIENRHFNGFLLKNGKSYPLVAFDLSSKLHKNNKDMLYDIIYYPEKIINKGEEFYQFRLKDLKSHKI; from the coding sequence ATGCACTGGGAATATAAAACAGTATCTGAAAATCTTATTGAAACTAAGGCTAGTCAATGGAATGTTTCTAAATTTTTAGCTACTTTACTTTTAAAGAAAGGCTTTTTAGAAAAAGATGAAGTAGATAATTTTCTTAATCCATCTATAAATAAATTTAGAAATCCTTTTGATTTTGAAATGATGGATAGCGTTGTAGAAAAAATAGTTTCAGCTAAAAATAATGAAGAAAAGTTATTTATTTACGGAGACTATGATGTCGACGGAATAACTGCTGCCATCTTCCTTGTATTAGCTTTTAGAGAGATTGGAATTGATATTGATTACTATATTCCTAATAGAATGGATGAAGGATATGGTCTTGATAAAAAGACCATTGACTATATCCATAAAAATTCTGGAAAACTAGTAATTACTGTAGACACAGGAGTTAACTCCTATGAGGATGTAGAGTATGCTCGTACTCTAGGAATTGAAGTTATTGTTACTGATCATCATAAAAGTGTAAAAGATGAAGAAGAGGATAATATTCTCTTCATTAATCCTAAACTTAGTGATAATTATAAATTTAAATTCTTGGCTGGAGCCGGAGTAGCTTTAAAAGTTGCTCAAGGAGTTTACTCTTATCTAAATGAAGATTTCTCTAAATTATATCAGTTTATGGATGTTATTATGATAGGAACCGTTGCTGATGTAGTTCCTATGTTTGACGAAAATAGAATTATTATAAGTAGAGGTTTAGAAACTCTTAAAAATACTAAAATTAAGGGTTTGGTTTACCTTATGAAATATCTAAAACTTTATAATAAAGATATTAGTACAACAGATATCAGTTATTTTGTCTCTCCTCTTATAAACTCTTTAGGAAGACTTGGAAATTCTAAATTAGGTGCTGATTTCTTTATGAAAACAGATGATTTTGAAATCTATAATATTATTGAAGAGATGAAAAAAGCTAATAAGCAAAGAAGAGAACTTGAAAGAATGATATTTGATGAAGCAAACAAAATGATTCAACAAAAAAATGATCCAAATAATTTAAAATATATTTTTGTTGCATCAGAGCGATGGCATCCTGGAGTTATTGGTGTGGTTGCTTCTAGGTTAAGTGTAAAATATAATTTACCTGTCGCTATGATCTCATTAAAAGATGGTATTGCTAAAGCTTCATGTAGAAGTATTCCTGGTGTAAATATTTTCAATATTTTAAAACTTATTGAAAATAAATTAATACGTTTTGGTGGTCATGACTTGGCTGCTGGATTTATAGCTGATGAAAAAAATCTTTCTGAAATAGAACTTTTATTTCAAAGGGAGATTCAAGTTCATGAGCACAATATAAATCAACCTAAGTTTTTAGAAATCGATTTAGAGTTATCTGTCGATAAAATAAATAAAAATCATATTAATGATATAAAAAAATTAGGTCCCTTTGGCCTTGAAAATAAACATCCCTATTTTCTTGATAGAGGAGTTAAAATTATAGATACAAAGTTTTTCGGTATTGAAAATAGACATTTCAATGGATTTTTATTAAAAAATGGAAAATCTTACCCTCTTGTAGCTTTTGATTTAAGTTCAAAGTTACATAAAAATAATAAGGATATGCTTTATGATATCATTTACTATCCTGAAAAAATTATTAACAAAGGGGAAGAATTTTATCAGTTTCGTTTAAAAGATCTTAAATCTCATAAGATTTGA
- the rbfA gene encoding 30S ribosome-binding factor RbfA, giving the protein MNKKRLAAIEKEVSRVVSKCLFEEVKNPKLKKAMVSITSVRVTEDLKFADLFFSIMPIAGQTVNKNEVLEGLNEIKGFLRKRVSEELALRYTPEMRIKLDDTIEHAIKISQLLDSLKG; this is encoded by the coding sequence ATGAATAAAAAAAGATTAGCTGCAATTGAAAAAGAGGTTTCTAGAGTTGTTTCTAAATGTCTTTTCGAAGAGGTTAAAAATCCAAAATTAAAAAAAGCTATGGTTTCTATTACTAGTGTTAGAGTTACTGAAGATTTAAAATTTGCAGATTTATTCTTTAGCATTATGCCAATAGCTGGACAAACTGTTAATAAAAATGAAGTTTTAGAAGGATTAAATGAAATTAAAGGTTTTCTTAGAAAAAGAGTATCTGAAGAACTAGCCTTAAGATATACTCCTGAAATGAGAATAAAACTGGATGATACTATAGAACACGCTATTAAAATCTCCCAGTTACTTGATAGCTTAAAAGGGTAA